The Electrophorus electricus isolate fEleEle1 chromosome 8, fEleEle1.pri, whole genome shotgun sequence genome contains the following window.
GATCATAATGCGGCAGAGAATTGAGAAGTACCAGAATACACTAAAACTCTATGATGAGGAGCGTTCAAAGGTACGCTTCACAAATAAAATCTTGTATTCAGTAGTTTTGACCAGTGTCTCCACATTGAAGCTGGGTATATGACACCGGCATTTGAATCATGGTTCTCTTAACTTTGATATTACAGATATATATGAAAAGGAATCATTTTCTTCTGGTCTCTTATCAATGGTTTAGGTTCAGGTCCTTATGGATGAGGCTAAACTCAGGGAAGATGCCCTAAAAGCTCAGGTGTTCTCCTTTGAAAAGGACAATAGTGCCTTGAAGGAACAGAAGAAATCTGTAAGTAATGAGACCTGGTCAGATTTCCATGCAAGTTTAATTGCATACATGTCATGTCCTTTTATGTACTTTATCCATGCAGCTGTTGCGTGATGCCAACAATTGGCAAGAGAAACACGACAAGCTCAGTGAGGAGATCAGAGTGTACCATAAAACACGGAAAGATTTAGAGGACTCCCTTGTGCACAAAGAGAATGAAATTGATGTGAGTTCAGTTTCCATAAATTCCATCCTACGTGTCTTTAGAAAGCCATGATGGGCTGTTCTAGCCTCTGTAATTTAAAATGCACCATGTCTAAATATTGTAGGTTCTGTCCAGCTGCATTGCTGAGCTGAAGGGCTTTGAGGTGTGTGATGCTGTAGAGCTACAGAAGGGCGATGCTAAGTTAGCCAATGGGGAAACAGGTGGTGAGTGGTCTGTGATTTTGCACTTGGAAAACTGAATTatcttttttgggggtggggatCTGTCCTACACTGATGTGTACCCTCTATTCCTTTCAGACAAGAAGGGTGACCCCATTAAATTGCGTCTCAAACAGATGATGGACGTCTCAAGGGTGAGCCTGTGTAGGGCTCACATTTATACAAAACTGACTTTTGTatatattgaatttttttttaaaggttgattgtttcttttttcccctcctcagATCAAGACCACTCTTTCTGTTATTGAGGATGAACGGAATCACTACTTGGAGAACTTTTTGGCAGAACAGAAAGCTAGACAAGAACTCGAAGGtatgttcattattttttacttgGGTGAATGTCGTGTTTGGTCCTAGGATTCTGTAACTAACACACTGCACTTTTCCAGGTCAATTTCAGAAGGTCGTACATGACCAAACAAATCTCAAAAATGAGAAGACCCACCTGGAAAGCCAATACAAGAACCTCCAACAGAGACTTGAAATTACAACTGAATTGTaccaacagaaagaaaatgcattacAGCAGTAAGTGCCATCTGCAGATTTCTAAAGTTTGGTGTGCTACTTGTGaagaatataaataaagtaGCAGCACTGCAGGTTACCAGCTGCGGTACATTTTCATTCCGTATTGGTGTACATTTATGGGCTTTTAATAATGAGGACTAAAGGAAAGAATTACAATGAGCTGAAATAACAGTGAGTcaccaaatatgcaaaaatgagCTGGACTGGGAAAGATTTTGTTGTGCAAGTCATTTCAGCATATACCATGTAACTTTGTATGGTAGTGGTGTCAGCACTGCTCAGTGTTTACACTCACCTCACAGGAAGCTGAcccaggaggagctggagaggcgTGAGAAGGAGACCAAGCTCTCTGAGGTGGATGGCCGGGCCTTgcaggctgaagaggagctgaGCAGCCTCAGACAGAAAGTGAAGGACATGCAGGAAGAAATGCAGCAAAATGAGCGAACCCTAAAGGCGGAGGTGAGGCACCTGTTTGGTTTTGGGTCTTCTGCTATCTTCTTCCATGTGGTTAAGATGTTGGCCCATCCCATTCTTTGCCATGGAATGTTATACAAATGTGATGTACTAATATTTGtccaatttatatatatattttaatagatTGCCGTCCAGGAAAAGAAAGCTCATGAGAACTGGGTAAGGTGTATAGATTAATGGTAAATTACAGAAGGCTGTATTACATTATcagtgtataatgtgtgtgtgtgtgtgtgtgtacatacacccTCCGCAGTTAAAAGCTCGTACTTCTGAACGAGCTCTGatagaagagaggagagagagtgccaACCTTCGTCAGAAGTAAGTGAATTTAGGTTTGTCAGAGTCTTGTGCAGTCTTGGTTGGTCTGATCTCATGAGCTGCATTTCTTCCTCAGGATTGTGGAATGCAGTGATAAAATGGCTGATTTAGAGCATGCACTGTATAAATCCGGACCTTCAGATCGCCACATAAATCCCCTGCGGATAGGTAGGCCACCCCCCCCAAATTCCTGTCTGCTTTTTAGTTCTTCGTCTCATTATTGTTTTGGACGTTACTTTTGTTACACTTCTTCTTGAGAGCTGTatgctgtttgttgttgctttctGAAACCTGCTCCttgaagcagttttgttttgttctaatTCACTTGCTGTATTCTAGTAATTGTTTTTAATCTGGTATGATTGATATGTTTGTTGGCAACATTGTGCTGGTATGATCTAAAACAGGTGATTCATATGGGCCATCCCCTGTGAGTGGGGGTGCTCCATCTCCACCTTTAATGATAGAAGCTCCTGGACGTCCCCCTTCTGCTCCTGTGGGGCGAAGAAATGAGCCATTTGGTGAGTTGGCTTGTCAGTGTCCCATCCTTTCTTCTTACCTCATTCCAGTTCACTCTGATCCCGGTCATGTCCCTCTTTCTTATTCGTCCTGCACATGCTGCCTTGCTGGATTATACATATTCTCTAATTGgtctttgtttcatgtttttgcttttatgcACTTATAgcgttttctttattttctttttctaatgAGCATCATAAAATCTCAGATCTTTCCCACACATCACCCCGATTCTTTTTGCTTGACATCCTCTCTTCTCCACGTTGTCTTTTCTTGTTCCTAATGCAAGAATTATAGTATTTCTGCACATTTTTATATCACCATTTAGGCTTACTGGCATCAGTTCCTTCCTAATCTTATAGATGAAAATTtgctaaattaaatgtttaatcatCAACAATTGATTATTCTTCCATTTCATTGGCTTAAAGGATTTCCATGtcattttaccatttttaaGTTGGCTGTCTAACTATAACAAATCTCATGGTTTAATTGCATGGTTTAGACAAGACAGTTAAGTAATGTAAGATTTTATAACTTCACTTAAGGTCCTGTGAGAATTGTAAATTATGCTTGCAGTTGCTTCTTGTGATATAGACCATCACTTAGGAAGCTTAATTGGGTGCTCTGGTTGCTATACCAGGGAGCTGGCTTTTTGTTCCCATGGTCAGAGCTCATATTTACCTCCTGATGGACTCAGGTGCGAGTGCTTGGTatggtggctgccttcagccttttaTACATTGTGTCTGAAGTGGGATTACAGTGAGGCCATCAGGAGCATGCCCCAGGTTGATGATCCCAACCCTGCTGTAAGGGGAGGgtgtagcccagtgtgaggacccCTGATGAGGGGCATGGGTGTGGCCCTGTTGCAAATGGAAGTTGTGCACAGAGGGACATATGGACAGTGTTACGCAGAGGGGCATTCCCCAGAGGTGAAGGCACTGTGATGGAGACCGTCATTCTCCAAAGTGGAGGATGGTATAATGGAGACTGTCACTttggaaggttaaatgggtgctctggctgctacgccagggagctggctctttggtcctgTGGTCACTTCCTGTCGGAACCGGGTTCGAGGCCTGGGTAGGCCTTCAGCCTTCAATATACATCTTTAATATGAATTTGAGAGAAATCCTATCCCAAGCTTGTCCGGTATTGAGATTGAAATACAGGTCCTGGCTGTCAGTTGACCACTGGTTCAACCTTTTCTCTGTCAGGTCCACGATCTACTCCTGACACTGGACGCTTCTCTGACCTTGGCCACCCGCTACAACCTCGACCAGGTATACAGCAACTTATTCAAGTGTCCCCTTATCAGATCAGTCACATATTAGGAAATATTTGGTTTCAAAAAGAGCTCACTTGAATCCATTTTGTTGTCCTTTTAGAAATGTTTGCCCCTCGCACATCGTCTCCTTGCGCGCAGGACAGCACGGTAAGTGTACTGATAGCACCAGATTTTTTTTAGGTCTTTGTGTATTTGCCCATATTGCCATTCATCTCAGTTTCAGTATGTACAGGGAAATGGGCTTTCCCCTTAGtcattaaatgtatatttcttcCCCTTTATTCTCGTGGGTGTGTTTGCTAACAAAAGTTGACAGCCCAAGTAGAAGCAAAGACTGAGGCCTCAGAGCAGGCCTGCGCTGATACTACAGAGGCAGTGAGTATAGCATTAGGGTGCTGGAATATGAAAAGGGTGTATGGATGTATAGTCTATGCTTCTgcacaataaaattaaaaaaaagccctATAGGAGGTTGCTGGTTTTGCACTACTTTTTGTGGATGCCCGGGTGAACTCACATAGCTGTTAACATACAATTGTACACCTGAAAGAAGTGGTATTGTTTTGCCTGGATTCTTTCTGCAGCACACCTAACAAACATTGTGTACTGGTTGTTCCTGTTCCCTCTGTCCGAACAATCCTTCATTTCTTTCTGTTCGCGGTGCATCTTCAATCACTGATACGTGTGGGATTCCTAACCAAACTCCAAACAGCTTAGGTGCATATGTGCATGGCTGAAGTTGTTTCCCTGAGCTCAGTTCAGTTTGTGGAAAGGAATAAAGTGAGCAGTCTCATGAAGAATCCTAATTTTtactatttctttatttattcaattatttttttagtttcaaCTCTCGAAGTCCCAGAACCAAGGATTATTTCTACCATCACCTATCAGGGATTCTCCTGGCCCTGCTTCAAATCCCCCATCAAAGGCTTATGGCTCCCAACACATTGCTGGACCGCTTCCGCCTCCATCTAATGGACCACTTCCTCCAATGAGCCGCCCGCCCAATGGCCATCCACCCATAATTTCTTCTGGGCCACCTGATGCAAGGTTCAGACCACCTCACACAGACTCCTATGGGTCTCCACCTTTGCGCCCATTTGGACCTATCGCTCCAGCTTTTGGTAAGAAATGTTCACCCACTGCACTCTGAGCGCCTGAATAAGCACATTGCAGAAACTCACCCCTTCCACTCTTTTTAGCCCGAGGGCTGCCACTGAGAGAGCTCCCTCCTATGGGACCACCTCCACCACCGTTCGGTATGCATGACTTCCCGCCAGACTTTACCAGACCTCGTGATCTGCCATTCCCACGTCTGCCCTTCGCTCCTGGTTCTCTGCCACCCCCTGGAGCCATGGTCCCACCACCATTTGGTAGCCGTGAGCTGCGTGGACCCGTTCCATTGATGTCTCACCCCCCAAGGGGCAATGAGGACATCATACAGGCTACTGGTCATGCCACAGAAGGCCCATCGCAGCAGGGGGCTGCCCAGGACACAACCACCTCTGTAGTGGCTGAGCCTTAAGCTAGTAGCGATCACAAACCAGTAAAAAAGGCCACATGCCCACTACTGGACTTCATTATTTTTCTATGTTGAACAGCATTTGAAAACccttaaaaataatttccacATTGATGCATCAAAAAAGTCAAATCATGCTCTACGTCATAGTATTTCAACCACATCTTGGTCAAGGGGACAAAGTTTTGCCACTCTTGGTCCAGGTTACTGTGCAAtaacattttctatttttttttaggtggtggtgtttatgatttttattagtttttttcttaTGCTTTTCTTTGATTAGGTtgtgaaaaggaaaataaactttcctatggaaatgttttaaaattttttggatgaaaaaacaaaattcgGCCATATTCTTATGCAGGTAATATCCACTACATATCCAGTGCTGTTGCTTCAGTGAATTGTTTAGGGTAATTGTGTGAAATTTTAGAAACCGAATAACTTATTTTAACACACTTCCTGATTTAACCAACTATTGCAGTTATGTGACGTCCCTGACTCGAAGAAATATCTGAAAAAGACCTCTGCCTGTTTTTCTCTATTAATGAACAAATGCTCCATTGATTTGTTGCCTTTGTTGATCAGAAATGGTGTAAATTGGACAATGCATTGAAAAGTTAAATCGCCAAAATGTCAACAAGGAATTATTCATCAGGTCAtctatttttgtaatgtttaatttagCGTATTGTTCTTATGATTTCTTTTCCTAGTGAAAAGACACATACTTGCTGTCATATTGACAAAGTATTAGTACATTTCCCTCCCATTTCTGTGTGTACAGTAAAATTCATATGaatcagaaaacaaatgcagtgcagtgtgctgtaggATTGAACTGAATGTGTCTGCATTTGATGCTGTTATGCTAGTTTATCTTTCAAACATATTCTTATACAGTACTTGCAtagcagtgacatcacagaatATTTCCTGTACCAGAACTGCAGAACTCATGGATTATATATGGAAAAATTTCTGGGTTGAACTTTCAAATTTCACTTACTGAGagcattgtttttcttgtccaaaacattaaagtaaatgtattCAGGGAATTAGAAGTGTCTGTTGTTCAGAACAACTACTTGTAGTGAAATAGtatcaaatgatcaaataaaaatgatttgttgTGATTATGTAGAATGTGTGCAATCCTAATGAAACTGAAGTGCTGAACAGAAGGTGTTTTTGATGCCGTATTTGCCCTGCAACTTTCTGCTGTAAGTCATAAATTTAGCTGAAATTACATTCTACTTAGTTTGATTCCAAAGAGTTACATACATGAATTTATAATATGAGGCTTTGCCTTTGTACTGCAGAATATAAACATTGCTAAATTAGTTTGATCCCTCTGCTATAAACTTTTCATGCTATTCTTGTTGAACTCAATTTTCTTCCCATGGCATTATGTCCACAGGTGGGTGcagtacatatacaaacacatattcaGTTACTTGCTGTGTAGCACTCAGCGATATATTTCCACAGGACTATTCAGGTGAATACATAGGTGTTAAACAGCAGCATCATTTATTGGAAATTAAAGCAATCTGAACATGCCATGCCAGGCATGATTTGTATTAAAACTTGTATGAAATACTTACAGAAAAGCAATACATGCACACTGTGCTcacaataatgttttttaacCTAATTTTTCTATGACTTATGTTCTAGAAAATTGAAAAGTACTGAAGTaggaaaaagtaaaatgttatcAACAAAAATTTCACCAAAATATGTTTGTTAGTTCTGTAATAGCTTCTTGATTACTAAATAAAATCTGGCCATTTCTGAGCAGTGCTATTCGTTATACCTTCTATTAAAGGTGTATATTTCTAATTAACAGGTCTCATGAAAATTAtgtatgaataaacaaaaaatcaaGGAAACGGAAACACTAACTTCAATGGCTCGTACAatataaaatgatcaaatggtCAACTTCATTTTAGTTAAAATGCACCTTCTAGCTCCAAATAAATGAGCTCATACCCAGTTTCATTGCATGGTCTATTACATGTATTATTTAGCAGTCATAAAGTAGtaatgtattttaatgcaatttccAGCCTAATATTAGATTGCGGGTATGGAGTTATTTACCTATACATTCATATTTGCAATGTAGCCTTCTACTGGGAAGTTCAGAAGGAAATGTTTAGTGATTTAGGGTTTGTCTTAATATCAAGCAGAAAAGCACTTTCTTAcaacagtgtttttgttttaacccCAGAGTATGGCTCAATCCATCCTATCTCTTCCATAGTGGTAGCTGACAATGGGCCATAAACACTAGGTAATGACACACTGCCAGTGCTAGGCTTGGAAACCGGCCAAATAATAAAACGCCAATGTCAATGTCCTCTTTGGTTATTTGGTTGTTGCTTTGGAGGACCAGGAGTGTGCTGGTCAGAGAACATGCAGAAGAAATTTTCAGAAGAATACATACTCCACTTTGCCAGCAGTCTGGCTCACTCATTTATTAGATGTTCACTCAGATGAAGTGTTGCACCAATATGAACCCCACATCAGAACTTTCAAAGCTGAGGTCTAGGATCCATACTTAGATATTGCTGGGAATGTAGGGGGTGATGCACCAACTTTAATCACATAAAAATGCTGATAAGTGGGAAAAAAGTgttcttttgtttcatgttgtCCCATGTGCTTCCTCAGTCTTTGTGCAAAGTCTGATGCAGGTGAAGATAGAGTGGTTTCTTTGTGAGAAGGTTGAGTTTCTTCCTCTTGAAGTCAGTTGGCTTCTTGTACCTTAGATTACAAAACATGTTCTATTTCAACAAAAGCTATTAAAAGAATTGGAATCATGAAGACAACTGTTCAGATATTATCATGAACTAGCATTTCACCCTGGGCATACACAACTGTCTAATATATAGTTATTGTTCTGGGGAACAAAAGCAGTCTTTTACATGTACAGTTGTTTGAGTTTTATCAGTACTCACAGCTCTATGACAATGGGACCAGGTTTGATCTCATCCATCTCCATGAAGGCAAAACACTTAGTGCTGGTGAACCTCTTCTTGGGCTTGTAGTGtttaaattcaaagaaaataGCTGCACCTACAGCAAGaagtaaacataaacatattcTGTCAAAGCAGCCATAGAGGAAAGAAGGTCAGGTAACAGAAGTTATTTTTCAAAAGGCCTTGTAGACCTGAGAAATAGATAACTGATTAGACAGCACTTTTACATGTTATGACGAATGATATATTATTAACGCTGAACTGTATATAGGCAATACATATAAGACAATCAATCAATGTTAAATATTATCAGTGTTAAATATTATTCTGACCTTTTGGTAGTTTCTCAAGATGTTTCTGGATTTCCACATCAACACTGAAATGAATGTACGTGTCTTCCTTACGTGTTGCCACTGGAGTGTCTTGAACAGGGTTCAAATCAACACCATTCATGTCTGTGGTAGAAAGAAATATTCACATTCTGAAACATGGGAAGTAAATTTAATCAGCTGTTTCAGTAGCTGTCATTTCATAAAgtatgaagaaaaaaatttgCACGTTTGTCATccaaattaaaaactaaaatgccAAATCTACCTTTCACACTAATTGTCATGTAAGGGTCGATGCATTGTCCTGCATCTTTCAGACCAATCTTCTCAATTTTCAAGGTGAGTAGTGTCATTCCTGGCTCTGAGGGAAGCCGTGGTAATAAGGTACCTGTTGtgaaacattaatattttcataattCCCAGTTTGCTAGGTTTGACTGACAGAAGACTATTGTAGATGACAGCTGAAGAGCTATACATTACCAAATTCTAAGTGTAATTAAGGAACGGaacacagtgtttacatgttACTTTGTGCAAAACACTAAATGGTGTAACACAATGATTAATTGCTCTCTGGCAAACTTTCTTTCACTGTAAATCAAATGAATGAGTGTGTATTTACTTACAGTATATACCTCTTCATAAtaactgctttaaaaaacatgGTTTGACTAAGTAGGCCTTGTGATAGATAACAGACACTGACAAGAGAAACAAGCTACCTGGCACTCTTGTGGTGAAGGACTGTGTCGAGCCAACCCCAGTGGCTGTGTCCAACTCCTCATCAACATCTAGGTTCTCCTCCTCCCCTGGTGCAAGGATTTTCCTAAGAGTGGGAAGTCCAGAAACAGCAATAGCAGTAATACCCCCACTCTCAGCTCTCCAGAATACCTAGAGTAAAGAATGAAATGCCCCAGGCCCTGATGTAGAGCATGAGGGAATCTTCCATTTACCTCATAGGCACTGGTTGGACATCAAAAGGGAAATCTTTGTTGTAAGTGAGAATATTCTTGATGACTGTTTAAAGTCATTAAAAGACAGGAACGcagaataagaaacaaaaatacataacagaaaaatcatgttttttttttccataactAGATGCCATAGCACAGTCAGCCCTATTCATCTGAGTAAACAAAATACCCCAAAACAGATCAAGTTTAATCCAGGCTccacacacattatttacatcAGCACCTTCATTTGATCTGTTTCATCACAATGTAAATTCACCAATATAGCAGATCAAATTATACATAAATTTAACAGCGATTAATATActattattatactattatacttTTATTATAATACTGGACAAGTCCACCTTGAAAGATGCATGTATCACAGATGAACAGTCAAGTGCTGAATGTTCATAATACATAAATGTTCTAGAAACTGTtagaaataaacacagcaacacaaagcaTTTTGATTTATCATAGTTGTATAAAAAGTAATTAGTTAATTACTGAACATAAAGTCAGTAAATcataaaaaaagaagggtcTTCTATAGAAATCTCTTTGGATAACAGTATAAGCTCAAatgaagtttgttttgtttcttgctaTTGTTGAATATAGTATACATACTTGGTTCCAGTTTCTTCAGGTCCTCTAACTTAAATTCTTCTTGGCACTGTGTGCTCTAGCAAAGTGAAACAGGAGAAAGATGATAAATAAATTCTGTACACTTCTGGATTGAAATGTTGGCTGTGTCACCTAGCCACCACAACATGCATTTGCATAGTGCAGATTTTTGTAAGCCTGTTGCTTAGGAACATTTGAAGCAGATGATGTGTCGTCCATAGGTTAATTGGAAACGGCTTTCATTAGAACTACATGCATTAAACAGAGCACTAACTTTTTAACACGTATGCAGCTCTGCTAGTGTCCTCGGTGTTTCTTTAGCATGGGCACTGTATATTGTTCTTGAAGTCACAAAACTACAGTTTCTAATAACGTGAAAAAATTGTTGCAAAGTCTATAGCAAGATAAAGCTTACAACCTGCAGGATACTCACACATCCTACTACAAAAACATCTAGAATTTTATGAATGCATTTCACTCAATCTAGCCCTTGTGCTTTAATTAAGACATGCACTATGGGATAACGTGTTTCTGAATAGTTTGTAgccaaaataaactaaaatccAGAAAAAAGTAAAGATACTTAATATTCAAGTAAAAACTTTCTAATGAGTTGAGAACTCTTACATTAGTCCATCTGATATGGCCCAAAGAACTCTGGGATATTCTCCCACCTTATCTACCTAAACTCTTTAACTACACACATAATGTGTTGCAGCACTCCAACTTCTCCATCTTCCaatccttctcttcctcttttatgtgttttgcattGTGATCTTGACTTTTGGAAAccttgtatttttgttatagAAACAGCACTACAGACCTGTAAAGATGCACTTCGCATTTCAAGACATGTTGCAATCTTTCCCAGAGTTTTCTGGGAATAAGGAAAAATGACTgatcagtttaaaaataaattttgataTCACAACTAacatttttgcttcattttttgtGATTTACATCGTGAATCATTATGCATTTGACTGAAGAATCTGACTATTAATTAGTCAGTTACGCtttataattaaattttttacatttcattcagACTCTAAGAATATATGACTGAAATATTTACCTTTTGATCCTCTGTGAAATCATGTGAATTTGATGACTGGACCTCTTTCTGCAATTGTCTTGCAAGTCtgttaaaatacaaataagtaaataaacacttACGGATGGTTTCGTACAATTGCAAAGGTTCCAAAACGCCATCATTGTCTTTAAAAGATACTGACTGTTAAAGATGTAGAACGAAGAGTATTTGAGAGATGTAATATAAATTGAACTAATTTTcccaatttaaaatatattcttaaaCTAAACTCATTCgaggaaaatgtttaattacactTTCTTAAGTAATCGAAAACATCTGATTGTGCAAAGCGCCACAATACAAATACGATTAGGGAGGGAAAAGCTCCACCCACAGGAAAAAGAGGGTGTGGCGGCAATTCTGCAATATCTAACGCAGGACTGGGGGATTCTTTGCGGGCTGCGTTTGCTGTGTCGAGTAGGATTAAATTTCTTGTTTGTAAAAGTATCGCAATACGACCTGCGGCTTTTAATGCATAAAAATACAACTACGTAAGTGCTACTGGTGAAAATCGTAACTTCGTTATCACTGTGCAGCTACAAGTTAATTTACTTCATGCAAAATTTAAGTAGAACAGTTCCACGAGTTTACAAGACAGTGTTTATTTCAGCAAGACACGCTGGATAAGATAATATTCTGTGTATTCATTAGTAGCCTTCGGATCCACAACAACGTAAAAGATTATGATTTAAAGCCTAACGTAGCCAACTTACATTTGGTACTCATCTATTGCTTCCACCAACTGTCCCCACGAATCAAAGTCCGTGCCCTTTTTAAAACTTGCGTGCCATTTCTGAACGGTCTTGGTGACATCTGACATCTTTTCAAGTTAAACTTGCAGGAGACGTTTCAAGTTAACATTGCTAGTAAGAATCCTATTCCCCACCCTGCATTGTTGTGCATGAACTAGCTGTCCACAAGATACAGATGAACCGGTGATACCGCTACGCACTGACCAAGCCCTTGTGCAAGTGCAACCTAACTTACTGCATGACATAATCGGAAGTCTCGTTGCTTTTTGTAAAGTAATGTACAATTGAAGAGTCTCAGACAGCATGTGCTCCGTCTTGGTTCATGTGGATAGTTTCTTCCGTGCTGTGAACTATAATATTCAAGTTTAATCCGCTAATTCTCAAGGTACTTAGTCTTTTTTGGGTTAAAAGAAATTACTGCATGGCTGACATGGCTTgccatttcaaaataaaagccctcAGTGACATGCAAAAAGGAGTGGTCTGTTTTTAGTTTATCTTTCACAAGTGTAGGAGAGaggcatatatatgtgtgtgtgtgtgtgtgtgtgtgtgtgtgtgtgtgttcgtttccAACAAATTGTGATATCAGGCACTAGACAGTgaacatgcaaaaataatggATAAGTTATAGTATAACAGTGAAGTTTCTGAAGATCTATGGAGCAAAGACTTATCAGCCTTCTCATAAAATTAGGTGTTTTTTAAAGGTAGGAGGTGATGAAATCGTTATAGTTCCTCAGCATTCTATGTAATTAAAGCGCCTAACTTTTCCCATTGCATCTCATTAGTGCATACTGAgccacaccccaccccctcttctGAAGTAAACTGCTGTCAAGAGAAAGGTGTTGAAACATTGACTGGTTTGTGATATAGCACTTTCAGATCTTCCTTATCGTTTCCTGCAGGGTGTCGTTGTCTCATTGTTACTATTGTTACTACAGGTCCTTCACTGTGGTATTATCAGCAAATatcaaacagcaacaaaaattgTACTGATTATCAATTGAAGTCAATACGGAGTAttttatatgttattttttaagGACTGTTTTTGAAGGACCTGTAGCAACAATAGTAACAATGAGACAACGACaccctgctacacacacacactggactgcTACCAGATCATGGAGAGTGCATTCTGTATTAGCATGGTCCCATTCAGCGTGTTCTTCATATGTGCCATGATTTACTTCTTAAGCACTTAATTTGGAATAGCTATGAGTACAATAGTATATGAAGTAAACATGCAGATGCCTGGCTGTGGTCTGAAGTCAGCAGTGGGTGTTTTTCCCCACTCAATATTTTGTCAGCTG
Protein-coding sequences here:
- the aida gene encoding axin interactor, dorsalization-associated protein isoform X2; amino-acid sequence: MQLARQLQKEVQSSNSHDFTEDQKKTLGKIATCLEMRSASLQSTQCQEEFKLEDLKKLEPIIKNILTYNKDFPFDVQPVPMRKILAPGEEENLDVDEELDTATGVGSTQSFTTRVPGTLLPRLPSEPGMTLLTLKIEKIGLKDAGQCIDPYMTISVKDMNGVDLNPVQDTPVATRKEDTYIHFSVDVEIQKHLEKLPKGAAIFFEFKHYKPKKRFTSTKCFAFMEMDEIKPGPIVIELYKKPTDFKRKKLNLLTKKPLYLHLHQTLHKD
- the aida gene encoding axin interactor, dorsalization-associated protein isoform X1, producing the protein MSDVTKTVQKWHASFKKGTDFDSWGQLVEAIDEYQILARQLQKEVQSSNSHDFTEDQKKTLGKIATCLEMRSASLQSTQCQEEFKLEDLKKLEPIIKNILTYNKDFPFDVQPVPMRKILAPGEEENLDVDEELDTATGVGSTQSFTTRVPGTLLPRLPSEPGMTLLTLKIEKIGLKDAGQCIDPYMTISVKDMNGVDLNPVQDTPVATRKEDTYIHFSVDVEIQKHLEKLPKGAAIFFEFKHYKPKKRFTSTKCFAFMEMDEIKPGPIVIELYKKPTDFKRKKLNLLTKKPLYLHLHQTLHKD